From a region of the Malania oleifera isolate guangnan ecotype guangnan chromosome 12, ASM2987363v1, whole genome shotgun sequence genome:
- the LOC131144477 gene encoding uncharacterized protein LOC131144477 isoform X3 yields the protein MALPSSFRERLQLLEATRNQRLSLLQAEKELQANKSLLLVSKLSNFRSTELRCLMLEQKIASQNFQISSLKSEIACLNANYQNFAQQLRLLKSEAEELEKLEKDKQRYYDLKGLEMEEFRGKVEYFAVDCRAQVQELMARKNEGFFFVIIFI from the exons ATGGCGCTGCCTTCGTCCTTCCGAGAACGGCTTCAGCTCTTGGAGGCCACTCGAAACCAAAGGCTCTCTCTCCTCCag GCCGAGAAAGAGCTGCAGGCTAACAAGTCTCTGCTCCTAGTGTCGAAGCTCTCCAATTTCAGATCCACGGAGCTACGGTGTTTGATGCTGGAGCAGAAGATTGCATCGCAGAACTTCCAAATCTCCTCGCTCAAGTCTGAGATCGCGTGCCTTAATGCCAACTATCAGAATTTCGCGCAGCAACTGAG GCTTTTGAAGAGTGAGGCGGAGGAGCTTGAGAAGTTGGAGAAGGACAAGCAGAGGTATTACGACTTGAAGGGTCTTGAAATGGAGGAATTTAGGGGGAAAGTGGAGTATTTTGCTGTGGATTGTCGAGCGCAAGTGCAAGAATTGATGGCCAGAAAAAACGAG ggtTTCTTTTTCGTCATAATATTCATTTAG
- the LOC131144477 gene encoding uncharacterized protein LOC131144477 isoform X1 has protein sequence MALPSSFRERLQLLEATRNQRLSLLQAEKELQANKSLLLVSKLSNFRSTELRCLMLEQKIASQNFQISSLKSEIACLNANYQNFAQQLRLLKSEAEELEKLEKDKQRYYDLKGLEMEEFRGKVEYFAVDCRAQVQELMARKNELKSSFVELQGNNGNLSNSAIAAAERRKSELLAMKENLDMSLASNYQLRAQLQKQLRDILVVQSQERRKPSVLSTAPTRN, from the exons ATGGCGCTGCCTTCGTCCTTCCGAGAACGGCTTCAGCTCTTGGAGGCCACTCGAAACCAAAGGCTCTCTCTCCTCCag GCCGAGAAAGAGCTGCAGGCTAACAAGTCTCTGCTCCTAGTGTCGAAGCTCTCCAATTTCAGATCCACGGAGCTACGGTGTTTGATGCTGGAGCAGAAGATTGCATCGCAGAACTTCCAAATCTCCTCGCTCAAGTCTGAGATCGCGTGCCTTAATGCCAACTATCAGAATTTCGCGCAGCAACTGAG GCTTTTGAAGAGTGAGGCGGAGGAGCTTGAGAAGTTGGAGAAGGACAAGCAGAGGTATTACGACTTGAAGGGTCTTGAAATGGAGGAATTTAGGGGGAAAGTGGAGTATTTTGCTGTGGATTGTCGAGCGCAAGTGCAAGAATTGATGGCCAGAAAAAACGAG CTCAAGTCAAGTTTTGTGGAACTTCAAGGAAACAATGGAAACTTGAGTAATTCTGCAATAGCAGCAGCTGAGAGGAGAAAATCTGAACTTCTAGCTATGAAGGAAAATTTGGACATGAGTTTGGCTTCTAATTACCAACTAAGAGCACAATTGCAAAAGCAGCTTCGGGATATATTAGTTGTACAAAGTCAAGAGAGAAGAAAACCATCTGTCTTGAGTACAGCACCCACAAGAAACTGA
- the LOC131144477 gene encoding uncharacterized protein LOC131144477 isoform X2, whose amino-acid sequence MALPSSFRERLQLLEATRNQRLSLLQAEKELQANKSLLLVSKLSNFRSTELRCLMLEQKIASQNFQISSLKSEIACLNANYQNFAQQLSEAEELEKLEKDKQRYYDLKGLEMEEFRGKVEYFAVDCRAQVQELMARKNELKSSFVELQGNNGNLSNSAIAAAERRKSELLAMKENLDMSLASNYQLRAQLQKQLRDILVVQSQERRKPSVLSTAPTRN is encoded by the exons ATGGCGCTGCCTTCGTCCTTCCGAGAACGGCTTCAGCTCTTGGAGGCCACTCGAAACCAAAGGCTCTCTCTCCTCCag GCCGAGAAAGAGCTGCAGGCTAACAAGTCTCTGCTCCTAGTGTCGAAGCTCTCCAATTTCAGATCCACGGAGCTACGGTGTTTGATGCTGGAGCAGAAGATTGCATCGCAGAACTTCCAAATCTCCTCGCTCAAGTCTGAGATCGCGTGCCTTAATGCCAACTATCAGAATTTCGCGCAGCAACTGAG TGAGGCGGAGGAGCTTGAGAAGTTGGAGAAGGACAAGCAGAGGTATTACGACTTGAAGGGTCTTGAAATGGAGGAATTTAGGGGGAAAGTGGAGTATTTTGCTGTGGATTGTCGAGCGCAAGTGCAAGAATTGATGGCCAGAAAAAACGAG CTCAAGTCAAGTTTTGTGGAACTTCAAGGAAACAATGGAAACTTGAGTAATTCTGCAATAGCAGCAGCTGAGAGGAGAAAATCTGAACTTCTAGCTATGAAGGAAAATTTGGACATGAGTTTGGCTTCTAATTACCAACTAAGAGCACAATTGCAAAAGCAGCTTCGGGATATATTAGTTGTACAAAGTCAAGAGAGAAGAAAACCATCTGTCTTGAGTACAGCACCCACAAGAAACTGA
- the LOC131144477 gene encoding uncharacterized protein LOC131144477 isoform X4, with translation MALPSSFRERLQLLEATRNQRLSLLQAEKELQANKSLLLVSKLSNFRSTELRCLMLEQKIASQNFQISSLKSEIACLNANYQNFAQQLRLLKSEAEELEKLEKDKQRYYDLKGLEMEEFRGKVEYFAVDCRAQVQELMARKNED, from the exons ATGGCGCTGCCTTCGTCCTTCCGAGAACGGCTTCAGCTCTTGGAGGCCACTCGAAACCAAAGGCTCTCTCTCCTCCag GCCGAGAAAGAGCTGCAGGCTAACAAGTCTCTGCTCCTAGTGTCGAAGCTCTCCAATTTCAGATCCACGGAGCTACGGTGTTTGATGCTGGAGCAGAAGATTGCATCGCAGAACTTCCAAATCTCCTCGCTCAAGTCTGAGATCGCGTGCCTTAATGCCAACTATCAGAATTTCGCGCAGCAACTGAG GCTTTTGAAGAGTGAGGCGGAGGAGCTTGAGAAGTTGGAGAAGGACAAGCAGAGGTATTACGACTTGAAGGGTCTTGAAATGGAGGAATTTAGGGGGAAAGTGGAGTATTTTGCTGTGGATTGTCGAGCGCAAGTGCAAGAATTGATGGCCAGAAAAAACGAG gATTAG